In Thunnus maccoyii chromosome 3, fThuMac1.1, whole genome shotgun sequence, the following proteins share a genomic window:
- the tmem74b gene encoding transmembrane protein 74B: MESSFNAVELRELRGGRGVSPTPVTAPWTAATAGSAARGFENASYQQDEEQNQQQQQAGVTSCPPSTSGNSKQHQELSPRSYDEEEGGGGGGGGGQEDGQDFTEFNPADDHSADYGFIFALVFLVSGIVLVVIAYTIPREAKVDPDSVSARQMEKLEMYYAQLGSHLDKCIIAGLGLLTLGGMFLSVLLMVSICRGEMYRRRAAFVRPKRTYGSINLRMKQLATGEAVGGEGGDGGEEFLVERADTRNNVQPGSRRDSKSEPGPSRHPPAASSSSSSSAAAHGVN, translated from the exons ATGGAGTCCTCTTTCAACGCCGTAGAGCTCCGGGAGCTGCGGGGCGGTAGAGGCGTTTCTCCGACGCCGGTCACAGCGCCCTGGACAGCGGCCACAGCGGGGAGCGCCGCCCGGGGCTTTGAGAACGCCTCCTACCAGCAGGACGAGGAgcaaaaccagcagcagcagcaagcaggAGTGACGAGCTGTCCTCCTTCAACTTCAGGCAACAGCAAG cagcatcaggagCTCTCCCCGCGGTCGTACgatgaggaggaaggaggaggaggaggaggaggaggaggccaggAGGACGGCCAGGACTTCACCGAGTTCAACCCTGCTGACGACCACTCGGCAGATTATGGCTTCATCTTCGCTCTGGTGTTCCTGGTGAGCGGGATCGTCCTGGTGGTCATCGCCTACACCATCCCCAGAGAGGCCAAAGTTGACCCGGACTCCGTGTCGGCCCGCCAGATGGAGAAGCTGGAGATGTACTACGCCCAGCTGGGCTCCCACCTGGACAAGTGCATCATCGCAGGCCTGGGCTTGCTGACTCTGGGTGggatgtttctgtctgtgctgctcaTGGTGTCCATCTGTCGGGGAGAAATGTATCGGCGCAGGGCGGCGTTTGTACGTCCCAAGAGGACTTACGGCTCCATCAACTTGAGGATGAAGCAGCTGGCGACTGGAGAGGCAGTGGGAGGTGAGGGCGGGGACGGGGGTGAGGAGTTTTTGGTAGAACGTGCAGACACGCGGAATAACGTACAGCCAGGGTCTAGGCGGGACTCCAAATCAGAACCAGGACCAAGCAGGCATCCTCCTGCTGCTTCgtcatcttcttcttcctcagctGCTGCACATGGAGTCAACTAG